Within the Setaria viridis chromosome 3, Setaria_viridis_v4.0, whole genome shotgun sequence genome, the region ATTTATGGGGAGCTGGAAAAGGAGGATGGCGAGACGCGGACAAGCGACGATGCACTCGTGTCACCGTTTGGAGATGATAACAGCGACCCTTGTGTCTTCTTCCCCCGAGCAAATGGAGACCAAGACAGGGACGTAAAGCTCGGTGCCACACCAATCCCACACGTTTCCGAACAGATGGGATGGGTCCAACAGggcctcagcagcagcagcagcacaagaAAGAGTACAAGCAAAACACGTAACAGCAACGAAATCTTCCAGATGATATTTCCAAACTCATCAGCGCGGTAATGATCACCGCAACCAACATGAAGGTGCACGGTTCAGTAGTGAGGATTGCAAAGAAATTCCCCTAACAATACCATGAGATCGATCTCTGTGCTCCTGGTATTTGTTTCTTGTTGACCCAGTCTCAACTTCCAGTGCACTTGCAACAAGAGCTGATACCTTCCTCATCAGTAGATGCTGAAAATGGAGTGGAGAGTGCTCAAGGATCTGGGATACAATTTATCTGTTACGACGCCGAAAGCACTCCTCAGGTTACTCCCAGCAACATAAACGTTCCGATTTGTCATGCAAAACTAAGTTTACGTCCTTTTTGATATGGACACCAAATATTTGAGTAGCGACACAAACTCTTTTGGCTTCGATACATGCAAAACTAAGTTTACGTCCTTTTTGATTTCGACACCAAATATTTGAGTAGCGACACAAACTCTTTTGGCTTCGATACATACGTAGCATTCCCCTAAAACAATTCTGAGAAACCATctattatttcaaaaaaaaaatctgagaaACCATCTTCTTCAGATTAGTATTCTGGAAAGTCAAAAGATTTACCGCAATTGAGAACTTCAACCTGGAACTCAGAAATGATTATGTTCACCTACAAATTATCAACCTAGAGTAGATCTACAGATCTTTCCATCTATGGACAGACCATCTTCACATTAGTAGCAACTTTTTTTTGGCCAATCCTAGAAAACAAATTTAATGAATGACTAAAGGATTAAACTAACATAACTCTGAATCTACATAATTCCAGATGGCATAAAGCAAGCCAGATGGATTAGCAGGCCAGGACATAACAGATAACACTAGCAAAATGGCCTAAAGACAGGAATGTTTGCCATCGTTTGCCAGAAGTGCAAACATGCAACAGAGCAGGTCAAATAAAGCACACTTCGATAGTTCAGCAAACTCAAAACAACGTGCCTCGTTCCGTTATTTAGACAGAAGAGACCTATAAAGTTAACAGAAAAACACCAGCCACTACAGATTGTTCTGGAATTGATCCTGATGATCATTTCACCTCATTTCTACTGATATGCTAGGGTAGCTCGGAGGATGAAAGCTAGGCCCTTTTGTCGGCGTAGTTGTCAGGCTCGTCATCCTTGAACATGTCATCCATGATTTCGTCGTTCTTGTTGCCGCTGAAGCTGGGAGAGAACTCGTCACCACCAGGGGAGCCATTGGCAGCACCAAATCCACCAGCAGGGTTTCCACCAAACCCACTGTCACCACCAAAGCTGTTACCAAAATTGTTGCTTCCTCCAGCAGCAAAATTGCCCTCATCTCCACCTGCAACTCCACCCCCATAGCCACCACCACCCCTGTTACCATAGTTGCCACCATAgcccccaccaccgccaccaccataaCCACCACCgtacccgccaccgccgccatagccaccaccaccgctgcccCGGAAGCCACCTGTTCTCTCCGTAGCATGGTTAACCCTAATGTTCCTTCCATCGAGATCCTGGAATCAGCAAAGAAAGGAAGTAGAGTGCAGGATAGTAATTACATAAGAATAAGAGAATAAGACATTTGAAATTAAAAAGATATAAACCACTGCATGTTTCGTATGGAACTGAATTCAATGCAACCAACCAAAAGATCAACATTAAATCACGGAGCAAATAGTAAGCCTACAAATCAAGGAATCATTGTATCCCTTTTGAACATACGTAAACAGTTTCGATTAAATTAACATACCACATACATAGAAATTGACGTTTTAAAAAGCGGCAGAAAAGAAGTATAGAATCACCCAATATAATGAAATGGTTCCATTAATGACTCTGAATATCATGGTTTTCTTAACATTGATCAAATAACACATTAGTACTGCCCAAGCTACAACTCACTGGAGTTCATATTAGCAGAACACTTGAACTAAAAAGCTTTCTGTTACTGATATAACCACAGACCATGAACGTGAATAACGAACAACACACAATCAACAAAAAATTCAACAAATCTTACCATCTATCAACACTCTTAATGTATCATAATTTCTATTAATGCATACAAATTAAAAGGATTGGAGGGAGCAAGCTAGGATTAGGCCTGAACAGAGGTTAGCCCCAACTAAGGTTAAGAATGCAAACAGGATAAATTTTAGTTGGTTATAGCAAAATTATTTTAACTGAAACATGATGAAATATCAGTAGCATGCAACCGAAAACATTAGCATGCAAACGAAAACACAAGTAATAACCATCCCAAGTATGAACTAACCGATCCATCCATTGCTGTGATGGCAGCTGAAGCCTCCTCAGTTGATGTGTAAGTTACAAAGCCAAAACCTCTAGACCTCCCAGACTCACGATCCATGATAACCCTAGCTGGACAGATTGAAGCATATCTGGTCAACAAAAAGTAGAGCCAAGAGAggtccagaaaaaaaaaagagtagagCCAAGACAGGCACAGCAAAGTAAGTAGAGCCACGAAGAGGGTAAAGGGCATGATACCTTCAATAACCTGTCCATATCTGGTAAAAGCATTTTTGAGACCTTGATCATCGGTACCATAAGAAAGCCCTGAACAATATTTTACAGGTATGAGGAAATTATAGAGCACAAGTTGATTGACAAATAAGCAGATGAGCATATAAATTATTCACAGGCCAGAACCTCCAACAAAGAGCTTGGATGATGACATGCATCTGATTGCTTGATAGATAGAAGGATTTGAACTAGTGGCTTTCTTGAGCAGACCACCAAGCTTGTTAGCCAGCGCCATTGTTCCAAACTGCAATAGGAGAAGATTTAGTGTTAGAAACAGATATGTAATACTTATATCCAATAATAACGGAGATGCTTGAAGGTACTTTTGTACTAAGTACAGCAGGAAATAAATGTTCCAGACACCAATCAATTGCATGGACAACTTCCAATGTTTTGAAAATATGTGTTTTGTTTAAACCCAAAACGATGTGCAAACATTATGACACTTGAGAAAACAGCGAATCAGGGGGGGGAAATAAGATTTCAAACTCATGGAGAAGCTAGGCCTTATCAGTAGCGTGGACAAGCGATTTCTCCAATTAACAAAGCAAGAATCACCAGGCAAACCATGAACCCTCTAAGCTCATAGGAGACAAATAGCCACCACTATGAACAACTATGATGCCGTTTCAACAGTCAAAAGATTCAACGAACAATTTGATTTTTGTACATGAAAAGACATGGAACAAACTAATTCAGTATAGATCTTGGTATTTTTTTATTCGATTATATGGAACAATGATCTTGGGAGTAATCCTCAAAAAGCAGCCTCAGAAACAGGTGAAGTTTGTTGCTACATAGAGCCTGACTCACAGTTATCGAATCTGACATTTCTTATATCAAAAGATCGTAACAGAAAGAATACAACATAAAAGAAAAAGTGCACAAAAAGCATCCATCAACTAAGTGACAAAATGGAGCTTCCATCAACTGCAGGGGAAAACAGAGCACCGGAAATACCATATTGTATATATGCTAGACGACAGCTCCATGCTACCTTAAGCACAGGAAACGCCTGCGGGTAACCTAGCAGCTGATTAACCACCCAACGCGAAGGGGCGAAACCACAAAGCGATGTCACATACCAACGCTCGATCCCCCACCCCCTCAGAGCCATCCAGGTAggcaaaaccctaaacccctacCCGCGCAAAGGCACGAAAACAACCATAAACTGCCGCATCTGCTCTCCTCGTCAAACAACACGAAATCTTAAACCCTGCCCCCACTCCACGCGCCATTCGCTCCCCAACGACGCATCCagcaaacccccccccccccccccccccccgccaacccacccaa harbors:
- the LOC117847376 gene encoding glycine-rich RNA-binding protein 4, mitochondrial, giving the protein MALANKLGGLLKKATSSNPSIYQAIRCMSSSKLFVGGLSYGTDDQGLKNAFTRYGQVIEARVIMDRESGRSRGFGFVTYTSTEEASAAITAMDGSDLDGRNIRVNHATERTGGFRGSGGGGYGGGGGYGGGYGGGGGGGYGGNYGNRGGGGYGGGVAGGDEGNFAAGGSNNFGNSFGGDSGFGGNPAGGFGAANGSPGGDEFSPSFSGNKNDEIMDDMFKDDEPDNYADKRA